Proteins found in one Seonamhaeicola sp. S2-3 genomic segment:
- a CDS encoding CvpA family protein — MGFIDIVLGALILFGLIRGLMKGLFVEVASLIALVAGVYGAIHFSNFAGDFLTEKVDWNDKTISIVAFAITFVVIVLAIALAGKALTKLADFAALGIINKLLGAAFGALKIAVILSVVLIVFDRFNKTIPFADEEDLESSMLYQPVKSLVPTIFPSILGDKNDDEAETMNNEV; from the coding sequence ATGGGTTTTATAGATATTGTTTTAGGGGCTTTAATTTTATTTGGCCTAATTAGAGGGTTAATGAAAGGGCTTTTTGTTGAAGTAGCTTCTTTAATAGCATTAGTTGCCGGTGTTTACGGAGCTATACACTTTAGTAATTTTGCAGGCGATTTTTTAACCGAAAAGGTTGATTGGAATGACAAAACCATTAGCATTGTTGCTTTTGCTATTACTTTTGTTGTTATTGTATTAGCTATTGCTTTAGCTGGAAAAGCCTTAACTAAATTAGCAGATTTTGCAGCTTTGGGTATTATTAATAAACTTTTAGGAGCTGCTTTTGGAGCGCTGAAAATTGCTGTAATACTAAGTGTGGTTTTAATTGTTTTTGATAGATTTAATAAAACCATTCCGTTTGCTGATGAAGAGGATTTAGAATCTTCAATGTTATACCAACCCGTAAAATCTTTAGTACCTACTATTTTCCCGAGTATTTTGGGTGATAAAAACGATGATGAAGCAGAAACTATGAATAATGAGGTATAA
- a CDS encoding carbonic anhydrase family protein has product MKAHTKETQATMTPDKSLQFLKEGNLRFQQNLKANRNLLEQVNDTSEGQFPFATILSCIDSRVSAELVFDQGLGDIFSVRIAGNFVNEDILGSMEFACKLAGTKLIVVLGHTSCGAIKGACDHAEMGNLTKLIEKITPAVNAVAEPEDSSLRNSKNLEFVDSVSKKNVELTINRIHKESPILSEMEKNGEIKIIGAMYDVNTGVVEFYD; this is encoded by the coding sequence ATGAAGGCACACACAAAAGAAACACAAGCAACAATGACTCCAGATAAGTCATTACAGTTTTTAAAAGAAGGAAACTTAAGGTTTCAACAAAACTTAAAAGCCAACAGAAACTTATTAGAACAAGTAAACGATACAAGCGAAGGGCAATTTCCTTTTGCAACCATTTTAAGCTGTATTGATTCTAGAGTATCAGCAGAATTAGTTTTTGATCAAGGTTTAGGAGACATTTTTAGTGTAAGAATAGCCGGAAACTTTGTAAATGAAGATATTTTAGGAAGTATGGAATTTGCATGTAAATTAGCAGGAACTAAGCTAATAGTTGTACTAGGGCATACAAGTTGTGGCGCGATAAAAGGCGCTTGCGATCATGCCGAAATGGGTAATTTAACAAAGCTTATTGAAAAAATTACACCAGCAGTAAATGCCGTTGCTGAACCAGAAGATTCTAGCCTAAGAAACTCAAAAAACCTTGAATTTGTTGATAGTGTTTCTAAAAAGAATGTAGAATTAACCATTAACAGAATACATAAAGAAAGCCCAATACTCTCAGAAATGGAGAAAAACGGAGAGATAAAAATAATTGGAGCTATGTACGATGTTAACACAGGAGTTGTAGAATTTTATGACTAA
- a CDS encoding universal stress protein translates to MKHNKYKILVLSDLSKSSDTILKTTANLAKMIGGDINLLHVKKPVEVIKTDNQLSSLRVFNRDYLERKNHIETIVKSVDKQLHINYDIVYGSVKHEIETYIQNINPDIIVLGKKRFNALKLIGDNLTKFILKKYKGTVLIASNKSVLEYNENLSLGILNDFEQLSNSDLTKTLMDLTQKPIKAFKIKKSTNLSSQNKKDVTSNKTVEYVFEPNSNVLNNLSNYLLKSNVGLLCINKNSVNTKSNKGLYTNINLDGVIKRLNVSLLLTA, encoded by the coding sequence ATGAAGCATAATAAATATAAAATTTTAGTACTTTCAGACTTAAGCAAAAGTTCTGACACTATATTAAAAACCACCGCCAATTTAGCTAAAATGATTGGCGGAGATATTAATCTTTTACATGTAAAAAAACCAGTTGAGGTTATTAAAACAGACAATCAACTTTCATCTTTACGTGTGTTTAATAGAGATTATTTAGAACGTAAAAATCATATAGAAACTATTGTAAAATCTGTAGACAAACAACTTCATATAAATTATGATATAGTTTATGGTAGCGTAAAGCATGAAATAGAAACGTATATACAAAACATAAACCCAGATATTATAGTTTTAGGAAAAAAGCGATTTAATGCACTAAAGTTAATTGGAGATAATTTAACCAAGTTTATTCTTAAAAAATACAAAGGTACAGTACTTATTGCCTCTAATAAAAGTGTTTTAGAATATAATGAGAATTTATCTTTAGGTATTTTAAATGATTTTGAACAATTATCAAACTCAGATTTAACAAAAACTTTAATGGATTTAACACAAAAACCCATTAAGGCATTTAAAATTAAAAAGTCTACTAATTTGTCTAGTCAGAACAAAAAAGATGTAACATCTAACAAAACTGTAGAATATGTGTTTGAGCCTAATTCTAATGTCTTAAATAACTTGTCAAACTATCTATTAAAAAGCAATGTTGGGTTGTTATGTATTAATAAAAATAGTGTTAATACCAAAAGTAACAAGGGGCTATACACAAATATAAATTTAGACGGAGTAATTAAGAGGCTTAATGTTTCTTTATTACTAACTGCATAG
- the pheS gene encoding phenylalanine--tRNA ligase subunit alpha, whose protein sequence is MIDKLKELIAEAEAFSAQTKEEVEAFRIKYLGKKGLLNDYFAEFKNVANEQKREFGQTINQLKKTAEDKVKALKEELESKEEEKGIYGDLSRPGEPIEIGARHPISIVKNQIIDIFSRIGFNVSEGPEIEDDWHNFTALNLPEYHPARDMQDTFFIQTNPDILLRTHTSSVQVRYMENNKPPIRTISPGRVYRNEAISARSHCFFHQVEGLYIDKDVSFADLKQTLQYFTKEMFGKSEIRLRPSYFPFTEPSAEVDVYWGLKTETDYRITKGTGWLEIMGCGMVDPNVLKNCGIDSKEYSGFAFGMGIDRIAMLLHQIGDIRLLSENDVRFLEQFKSAL, encoded by the coding sequence ATGATTGATAAATTAAAAGAACTCATAGCGGAAGCCGAAGCATTTTCAGCACAAACAAAGGAAGAAGTAGAAGCTTTCCGTATAAAATATTTAGGTAAAAAAGGCTTGTTAAATGATTATTTTGCAGAGTTTAAAAATGTTGCAAATGAGCAAAAGCGTGAGTTTGGTCAAACCATAAACCAACTTAAAAAAACAGCCGAAGATAAAGTAAAAGCCTTAAAAGAAGAGCTTGAAAGTAAAGAAGAAGAAAAAGGCATTTATGGCGATTTATCGCGCCCAGGAGAACCCATAGAAATTGGGGCACGTCATCCTATTTCTATAGTTAAAAATCAAATTATAGATATCTTTTCGCGCATTGGTTTTAATGTTAGTGAAGGGCCAGAAATTGAAGATGATTGGCATAATTTTACCGCCTTGAACTTGCCAGAATATCACCCCGCTCGTGATATGCAGGATACCTTTTTTATACAAACCAATCCAGATATTTTACTACGTACACACACCAGTTCTGTTCAGGTACGTTATATGGAAAATAACAAACCGCCAATTCGTACCATTTCACCAGGTAGAGTGTATAGAAACGAAGCTATTTCAGCACGTTCGCATTGTTTTTTCCATCAGGTAGAAGGTTTATATATTGATAAAGATGTTAGTTTTGCAGATTTAAAGCAAACACTTCAATATTTTACCAAAGAAATGTTTGGAAAGTCTGAAATTAGGTTACGTCCGTCATATTTTCCATTTACAGAGCCAAGTGCAGAAGTTGATGTGTATTGGGGTTTAAAAACAGAAACCGATTACCGTATAACAAAAGGAACCGGTTGGTTAGAAATTATGGGCTGCGGCATGGTAGACCCTAATGTACTTAAAAACTGTGGTATAGACTCTAAAGAATATTCTGGTTTTGCCTTTGGTATGGGAATAGACCGTATTGCTATGCTACTACATCAAATAGGTGATATTCGTTTATTAAGTGAAAACGATGTACGTTTTTTAGAGCAGTTTAAATCGGCTTTATAA
- a CDS encoding DUF2490 domain-containing protein, with product MGKLVLKKKISTVALVILLVLPVFAQSQDSNFGNWLIYIGNKNINQKWNLHHEVQYRNYNAIGDLEQLLLRTGLGYTFNEGKNNVLLGYGYILSENYLDETDNKTSVNEHRIFQQFISKQSIGNVSLSHRYRFEQRFVESDFKMRFRYFLALKVPFKTKEKENSKFYLSAYNEIFLNTTSSIFDRNRVYGGLGYNLNKNIRIEAGYMNQFFETSSRDQFNIISFVNF from the coding sequence TTGGGAAAACTTGTATTGAAAAAGAAAATAAGTACGGTAGCATTAGTAATTTTACTAGTGCTGCCCGTATTTGCTCAAAGTCAAGATAGTAATTTTGGTAACTGGTTAATTTATATAGGAAACAAAAACATTAACCAAAAATGGAACCTTCATCATGAAGTTCAATACCGTAACTATAATGCTATTGGAGATTTAGAGCAATTACTATTAAGAACAGGATTAGGATATACTTTTAATGAAGGAAAAAATAATGTGTTATTAGGGTATGGATACATTCTTTCAGAAAATTATTTAGACGAAACAGATAATAAAACATCAGTAAATGAACATAGAATTTTTCAACAATTCATATCAAAACAATCTATAGGTAATGTAAGCTTAAGTCACCGTTACAGGTTTGAACAACGCTTTGTTGAAAGTGATTTTAAAATGAGGTTTCGTTATTTCCTAGCATTAAAAGTACCCTTTAAAACCAAGGAAAAGGAAAACAGTAAATTTTATTTATCAGCATACAATGAAATATTCTTAAACACTACAAGTTCCATTTTCGATAGAAATAGAGTTTATGGTGGTTTAGGATATAATTTAAATAAAAATATTAGAATTGAAGCAGGGTATATGAATCAGTTTTTTGAAACAAGTAGCAGAGATCAATTTAACATAATATCATTTGTTAACTTTTAA
- a CDS encoding BatD family protein yields the protein MKFKNYISILLLLLVSSFTMAQVTFEAKVSKKKLGVNERLRIDFIMNEDGDNFNPPSFSNFTVVAGPSQSVSNSWINGVRTYKKTYTYFLAPKKRGTFTISQASITIDGETYKTVPVKIEVTEAVEVPKDPNDPNYVASESIHLEAEISKPNPYLNEAISVVYKLYVAPNIRIQTPGTIDIPTFKDFWNQNIEIKELRLEQGTYKGEDYSYVVMMKQLLIPQKTGKLKIPALVLDVPVQVPTNRRDIFGSRIMTRVNKRVSSGIRTINVKALPETGKPVDFTGAVGRNFKLNVTSSKAKLDASESLQIKVSVKGNGNLKLFKLPKISLPSSLEVYEPEHSEQIRTNLSGMQGSILDSYTVVPQFKGKYPIPSISFSYFDLDTKTYKRLTSEEIVIDVVNGPSSSTPTSENSTVENNKQAVVLNSDQFAFIKTKTNFSNISKTHFFKTKAFWSLLLLPFLAIPLAIVIRRKKASRDADVYGNRIRKADKLAKKYLKGAKKSLGQKEAFYIALEKALHNYLKAKLLIETSDFSKEKITNLLKEKQVEESTINNFISIIENCELARYTPIDTVTMNEDYEKAAKTISLIDKQAR from the coding sequence ATGAAGTTTAAAAATTACATATCCATTTTATTACTACTGTTAGTTTCAAGTTTTACAATGGCTCAAGTAACATTTGAGGCCAAAGTAAGTAAAAAGAAACTTGGGGTTAATGAACGATTGCGTATAGATTTTATAATGAATGAAGATGGCGATAATTTTAATCCACCAAGTTTTTCAAACTTTACAGTTGTTGCAGGCCCTAGTCAATCGGTAAGTAATTCTTGGATAAATGGTGTAAGAACTTATAAAAAAACCTACACCTATTTTCTGGCACCAAAAAAGAGAGGAACATTCACAATATCTCAAGCAAGCATTACAATAGATGGAGAAACCTATAAAACAGTACCTGTAAAAATTGAAGTAACAGAAGCTGTAGAAGTTCCTAAAGATCCTAATGATCCCAATTATGTGGCTTCAGAAAGCATCCATTTAGAAGCAGAAATTTCTAAACCTAACCCATATTTAAATGAAGCTATTTCGGTAGTTTATAAATTATATGTGGCTCCAAATATTCGTATCCAAACACCAGGAACTATAGATATTCCAACTTTTAAAGATTTCTGGAATCAAAATATAGAAATTAAAGAGTTAAGATTAGAACAAGGTACTTATAAAGGTGAAGACTACAGTTATGTAGTTATGATGAAACAACTTTTAATACCACAAAAAACAGGTAAATTAAAAATACCAGCTTTAGTATTAGATGTACCAGTGCAAGTACCAACTAACAGACGCGATATTTTTGGTAGTAGAATAATGACCAGAGTTAACAAAAGAGTGTCTTCTGGAATTAGAACAATTAATGTAAAAGCGCTACCAGAAACAGGAAAACCAGTAGATTTTACGGGGGCTGTTGGTAGAAATTTTAAGCTAAATGTTACAAGTTCTAAAGCAAAATTAGACGCTTCTGAGTCATTACAAATAAAAGTAAGTGTTAAAGGAAACGGAAATTTAAAATTGTTTAAGCTCCCTAAAATATCATTACCAAGTTCATTAGAAGTGTATGAACCCGAACATAGCGAGCAAATAAGAACCAACTTATCTGGAATGCAAGGAAGTATTTTAGATAGTTACACGGTGGTTCCTCAGTTTAAGGGTAAGTACCCCATACCAAGTATTTCATTTTCTTATTTCGATTTAGATACAAAAACTTATAAGCGTTTAACTTCAGAAGAAATTGTTATAGATGTTGTTAACGGACCTTCATCAAGCACACCAACTTCAGAAAACAGCACAGTAGAAAACAATAAACAAGCGGTTGTACTTAATAGCGATCAATTTGCATTTATAAAAACAAAAACTAATTTTAGTAATATTAGTAAAACACATTTCTTTAAAACTAAAGCATTTTGGAGCCTACTTTTATTACCATTTTTAGCAATTCCGTTAGCTATTGTAATAAGACGTAAAAAAGCAAGTAGAGATGCTGATGTATATGGAAACCGAATAAGAAAAGCAGATAAATTAGCAAAAAAATATTTAAAAGGCGCTAAAAAATCACTTGGTCAAAAAGAAGCCTTCTACATTGCATTAGAAAAGGCATTACATAATTATTTAAAAGCTAAATTACTTATAGAAACGAGCGATTTTAGCAAAGAAAAAATAACAAATCTGCTTAAAGAAAAACAGGTTGAAGAAAGTACCATTAATAACTTTATAAGCATTATAGAAAACTGTGAATTAGCCAGATATACGCCTATAGACACGGTTACTATGAACGAAGATTATGAAAAAGCAGCCAAAACCATTTCTTTAATAGATAAGCAAGCACGTTAA
- a CDS encoding carbonic anhydrase codes for MNLDKVFENNKAWINEKLSVDSNYFDDLGKGQNPDLLYIGCSDSRVTAEELMGAKPGEVFVHRNIANMVISIDLNAMSVVNYAVNHLKVNHVIVCGHYACGGVKAAMQSADLGILNPWLRNIRDVYRIHKKELNAIEDEEKKYDRLVELNVKEQCVNLIKTAAVQKAYRDRGLQVHGWVFDVHTGKLIDLKIDFEKYLGDIMEIYHLD; via the coding sequence ATGAATCTAGATAAAGTATTTGAAAACAATAAAGCATGGATAAATGAGAAACTATCTGTAGATAGTAATTATTTTGATGATTTAGGTAAAGGTCAAAACCCAGATTTACTATACATTGGCTGTTCAGATAGTCGTGTAACAGCCGAAGAACTTATGGGAGCAAAACCAGGGGAGGTTTTTGTGCATCGTAACATAGCCAACATGGTAATTAGTATTGATTTAAATGCTATGTCTGTAGTTAATTATGCAGTTAATCATTTAAAGGTTAATCATGTTATAGTTTGCGGGCACTATGCCTGTGGTGGTGTAAAAGCAGCAATGCAATCGGCAGATTTAGGCATTTTAAACCCTTGGTTGCGTAACATTAGGGATGTTTATCGTATACACAAAAAAGAATTAAATGCCATTGAAGATGAAGAAAAAAAATATGACAGACTGGTAGAACTTAATGTAAAAGAACAATGTGTAAACCTAATTAAAACAGCAGCCGTACAAAAGGCATACAGAGATAGAGGGTTGCAAGTTCACGGTTGGGTTTTTGATGTTCATACCGGAAAACTTATCGATTTAAAAATTGATTTTGAAAAGTATTTAGGAGATATTATGGAAATCTATCATTTAGATTAA
- a CDS encoding SulP family inorganic anion transporter has product MKNLFSNIKGDAFGGITAGIVALPLALAFGVSSGLGPSAGLYGAIFISFFAALFGGTSTQISGPTAPMTAVSMVVIAGIIAVNDGDVNKAMPVILSVFLLAGLMQVGLGILGLGKYIRYIPYPVVSGFMTAIGVIILITQILPSLGYYPKEDEQFVEQFKPQAEEIILENILKEEAGEGILVLENFKETINRAEKISDDDILRESKTLAGTEASGVLGAIKVLPRALKNINWLELALALGTIFIIYGFKRITKVVPSTLVALIVMSGIAIGFGLNYRPIEEIPSGLPIPNLEIFTTFKLSSITPYIFTALTLALLGAIDSLLTSVVADNMTKTKHKPNKELVGQGIGNSIAAFFGGLPGAGATIRTVVNITSGGKTKLSGMIAGVLLFVILLGLGPIASKIPAAVLAGILVTVGIGVMDYKGLKAIPNLPRDVSIGPIKFSMEVVIMLTVLILSTFWNLVYAVGIGLVIASLMFMKKIGDLTAERSDVKTLKEEAWEDEVGFPENLKEEVFIKHIKGPLFFGSTSDFQQLATQIPDTAKTVVIRFDRMQYMDQSGLYALEDMLLDLRKKGIDFLFVDLLPQPRYMMERIDIIPDFVPEEHIFTTFKECMKWIKENVQDTNT; this is encoded by the coding sequence ATGAAAAATTTATTCTCGAATATTAAGGGAGATGCCTTTGGTGGTATCACGGCAGGTATTGTTGCATTACCTTTAGCTTTAGCCTTTGGAGTTTCTTCAGGTTTAGGCCCTAGTGCAGGACTTTATGGTGCTATTTTTATAAGCTTTTTTGCTGCACTTTTTGGAGGTACAAGTACACAAATTTCGGGACCAACAGCTCCAATGACAGCTGTAAGTATGGTAGTTATAGCTGGAATTATTGCTGTTAATGATGGCGATGTTAATAAAGCAATGCCCGTAATTTTATCAGTTTTTTTATTGGCAGGTTTAATGCAAGTTGGCTTAGGTATATTAGGCTTAGGTAAGTATATTAGGTACATTCCTTATCCTGTAGTATCAGGTTTTATGACCGCCATAGGGGTTATTATTTTAATTACTCAAATATTACCTTCATTAGGGTACTACCCAAAAGAAGATGAGCAGTTTGTAGAACAATTTAAACCACAAGCAGAAGAAATTATTCTTGAAAATATTTTAAAAGAAGAAGCTGGAGAAGGCATTTTAGTTTTAGAAAATTTTAAAGAAACCATTAATAGAGCTGAAAAAATTAGTGATGACGATATTTTAAGAGAAAGTAAAACCCTTGCAGGCACCGAAGCCTCAGGTGTTTTAGGAGCAATTAAAGTTTTGCCTAGAGCCTTAAAAAACATTAATTGGTTAGAGTTAGCTCTAGCTTTAGGAACCATTTTTATTATTTATGGTTTTAAACGTATTACAAAAGTTGTCCCTAGTACTTTGGTAGCATTAATTGTTATGTCTGGTATTGCTATAGGGTTTGGATTAAACTATAGACCTATTGAAGAAATTCCTAGTGGTTTACCTATCCCAAACCTAGAAATTTTCACAACCTTTAAACTAAGCAGTATAACACCATACATATTTACAGCACTAACCTTGGCATTGTTAGGAGCTATAGATTCATTATTAACTAGTGTTGTTGCAGATAATATGACAAAAACCAAACACAAACCTAATAAAGAGTTGGTAGGTCAAGGTATAGGTAACAGTATTGCCGCCTTTTTTGGGGGGCTTCCTGGGGCAGGAGCAACCATTCGTACGGTGGTGAATATTACTTCTGGTGGTAAAACCAAATTATCAGGTATGATAGCTGGGGTACTACTTTTTGTTATTCTTTTAGGTTTAGGTCCTATAGCCTCAAAAATTCCCGCAGCTGTTTTAGCCGGTATTTTAGTAACAGTTGGTATTGGTGTTATGGATTATAAAGGCTTAAAAGCCATACCTAATTTACCTAGAGATGTAAGTATTGGCCCTATTAAATTTAGCATGGAAGTAGTTATAATGCTAACCGTTTTAATATTATCTACATTCTGGAATTTAGTTTATGCCGTTGGAATTGGTTTAGTTATAGCGTCTTTAATGTTTATGAAAAAAATAGGAGATTTAACTGCAGAACGTTCTGATGTGAAAACATTAAAAGAAGAAGCATGGGAAGACGAAGTTGGTTTCCCAGAAAACCTAAAAGAAGAGGTGTTTATCAAGCATATTAAAGGACCGTTGTTTTTTGGGTCAACTAGCGATTTTCAACAATTGGCAACTCAAATACCAGATACAGCTAAAACAGTTGTAATACGATTTGATAGAATGCAATATATGGACCAATCAGGTTTATATGCCTTAGAAGACATGCTTTTAGATTTAAGAAAAAAAGGTATAGATTTCTTATTTGTTGACCTATTACCACAACCACGCTATATGATGGAGCGTATTGATATTATTCCAGATTTTGTTCCAGAAGAACATATATTTACTACATTTAAAGAATGTATGAAATGGATAAAAGAAAACGTTCAAGATACAAATACTTAA
- a CDS encoding SulP family inorganic anion transporter, whose translation MFKSIKKDLPASIVVFFVALPLCLGIALASGAPLFSGLIAGIIGGIVVGALSGSKVGVSGPAAGLAAIVLTAIGTLGGYQNFLVAVVLGGVIQLLFGVLKAGVIGYYFPSSVIKGMLTGIGIIIILKQIPNFFGYDEESAWDLEFFEIDGGNTFSELFSMLSNIHPGAAIIGIISLAILVLWDRVLSKKGKIFKLIQGPLVAVVLGILFYNFTKGGPLSIAGKHLVSVPIPESASDFLNQFNFPNFMAITNVDVWVTAFTIALVASLETLLCVEASDKIDPDKNTTPTNRELLAQGTGNIISGLIGGLPITQVIVRSSANIQSGGKSKLSTIIHGFLLLISVILIPRLLNMIPLSVLAAILLVVGYKLAKPSLFKSMYKLGWKQWAPFIVTVVGIVFTDLLFGIGLGLLVGIVVILLKSYQNSHFLHIEDKSNGKHKIKMTLAEEVTFFNKGAILKELDSLPRDTYLELDLIKTRYLDNDIIEILEDFLYKAEERNIDIKLVSKRGIVENPASFIKFFNDRPKSNLSLS comes from the coding sequence ATGTTTAAAAGTATTAAAAAAGACTTACCAGCGAGTATAGTTGTATTTTTTGTTGCCTTACCATTGTGTTTAGGTATAGCTCTTGCCAGTGGAGCGCCCTTGTTTTCAGGATTAATAGCTGGTATTATTGGAGGTATTGTTGTAGGCGCATTAAGTGGCTCTAAAGTAGGTGTTAGTGGGCCTGCTGCAGGTTTAGCAGCCATAGTATTAACAGCCATAGGAACCCTAGGTGGCTACCAAAATTTTTTAGTTGCCGTAGTATTGGGCGGAGTTATTCAATTGTTATTTGGTGTATTAAAAGCAGGAGTTATTGGATATTATTTCCCATCATCAGTAATTAAAGGAATGCTTACTGGTATAGGTATCATAATAATTTTAAAACAAATCCCAAACTTTTTTGGTTATGATGAAGAGTCTGCGTGGGATTTAGAGTTTTTTGAAATAGATGGAGGAAATACGTTTTCAGAACTGTTTTCAATGTTAAGTAATATTCATCCAGGGGCTGCTATAATAGGCATTATTAGTTTAGCTATTTTAGTACTATGGGATCGTGTTCTTTCAAAAAAAGGAAAAATATTTAAACTTATTCAAGGGCCTTTGGTTGCTGTTGTTTTAGGAATTCTTTTTTATAATTTCACAAAGGGCGGCCCACTTTCTATTGCAGGTAAGCATTTAGTTAGTGTACCAATTCCTGAAAGTGCCTCAGATTTTCTTAATCAATTTAATTTCCCAAATTTCATGGCTATTACTAATGTTGATGTTTGGGTTACAGCATTTACAATAGCATTAGTAGCAAGTTTAGAAACATTATTGTGTGTAGAGGCGTCTGATAAAATAGATCCAGACAAAAATACAACACCTACTAACAGAGAGTTATTAGCACAAGGAACAGGTAATATAATTTCAGGTTTAATAGGAGGACTTCCAATAACGCAAGTAATTGTTAGAAGTTCTGCAAATATCCAATCTGGCGGAAAAAGTAAATTATCAACCATAATTCATGGGTTCTTACTATTAATTTCAGTAATACTAATTCCAAGATTGTTAAATATGATACCACTTTCTGTATTAGCAGCTATTTTATTGGTTGTTGGATATAAGTTAGCAAAACCATCGTTATTTAAATCTATGTATAAACTTGGGTGGAAACAATGGGCGCCCTTTATAGTAACGGTAGTTGGTATTGTATTTACAGATTTATTGTTTGGTATTGGTTTAGGTTTATTAGTAGGCATTGTAGTAATATTATTAAAAAGCTACCAAAACTCACATTTTCTTCATATTGAAGATAAAAGCAATGGTAAGCATAAAATAAAAATGACGCTTGCAGAAGAAGTAACGTTTTTTAATAAAGGAGCTATTTTAAAAGAATTAGACAGCTTACCAAGAGACACATATTTAGAGTTAGATCTTATTAAAACAAGGTATTTAGACAATGATATTATTGAAATTCTTGAAGATTTTCTGTACAAGGCAGAAGAACGAAACATTGATATTAAACTGGTTTCTAAAAGAGGTATAGTAGAAAATCCAGCAAGTTTTATCAAATTTTTTAATGATAGACCAAAGTCTAATTTAAGTTTAAGTTAA
- a CDS encoding SH3 domain-containing protein: MKKIFYLALLLFSSTLFAQNQALFEQGNALYNEGKYAEAIDKYMAILETKKHSADLYFNLANAHYKLNNIAPSIYYYEKALQLNPNDADIKNNIAFAKNMTIDAIEEIPDAGLSRLMKNITNTLSFDNWAKTSIALVFCFVILFLVYYFAYSTLVKRMTFIGSLASLFLVCVTLAFAFHRYNLDEKDNPAIIFVQEAKVKSDPNLRSEEAFRLHEGTKVQVEETYNDWNKIKLADGKTGWIISEDIKLLNDF; encoded by the coding sequence ATGAAAAAAATATTCTATTTAGCACTGTTATTGTTTAGTTCAACATTGTTTGCTCAAAATCAAGCATTGTTTGAGCAAGGAAATGCTTTGTATAATGAAGGTAAATATGCAGAAGCTATTGATAAGTATATGGCAATATTAGAAACAAAAAAACACTCTGCCGACTTATATTTTAACTTAGCCAATGCCCATTATAAATTAAACAATATAGCCCCTAGTATTTATTATTATGAAAAGGCTTTACAACTTAATCCTAATGATGCAGATATAAAAAACAATATAGCATTTGCAAAAAACATGACTATTGATGCTATAGAGGAAATACCAGATGCAGGATTGTCTAGATTAATGAAAAATATTACCAACACTTTAAGTTTTGATAATTGGGCAAAAACATCAATTGCTTTGGTGTTTTGTTTTGTAATCTTGTTTTTAGTCTATTATTTTGCATACTCTACCCTAGTTAAAAGAATGACATTTATAGGAAGTTTAGCATCACTTTTTCTAGTTTGTGTAACCTTAGCATTTGCGTTTCATAGATATAATTTAGATGAAAAAGATAATCCAGCCATAATTTTTGTGCAAGAAGCCAAAGTTAAAAGCGATCCAAATTTAAGAAGCGAAGAGGCTTTTAGATTGCATGAAGGCACTAAAGTACAAGTAGAAGAAACATATAATGATTGGAACAAAATTAAGCTTGCAGACGGAAAAACAGGTTGGATAATTTCAGAAGATATTAAATTGTTGAATGATTTTTAA